A section of the Caballeronia sp. M1242 genome encodes:
- a CDS encoding intermembrane transport protein PqiB, which yields MTSAQGPNGPDAPKPSEETSGGGLPPRLPEPVIEPRSRWLPSLVWVIPIVAALIGVFLVVKTVSSRGPTVTISFVSAEGLEPGKTKVKFKDVDIGTVKTITLSKDHSRVLVDVQLTKEATDFAVKDTRFWVVRPRVAASGVTGLSTLLSGAYIGADAGKSTEDQSYFVGLETPPAVTGDQKGHTFTLHGESLGSLDIGSPVYYRRVQVGQVTAFSLDKDGTGVTMQVFVNAPYDQYVGTNSRWWHASGVDLRLDSSGFTLNTQSLATVVLGGIAFQTPPNQQAGAQAKENATFRLASDQADAMRDPDGDPVHVVMNFNQSLRGLSVGAPVDFRGIVLGQVTGIGVRYDQQTHSFMMPVTIDLYPDRLGRRAKAALPEQGTEQSHDMLQLLVKRGLRGQLRTGNLLTSQLYVALDFFPKAAPAKVNVAGDPIELPTVPNTLDELQLQIADIARKLDKIPFDQIGTNLNGSLKNANTLFDQLNKEVMPEMRDTLTQAKKTFGAAQSTLQQDSPLQSDVHQAMQELTRTLQSLNALADYLERHPESLLRGKPEDKP from the coding sequence ATGACTAGTGCCCAAGGTCCGAATGGGCCGGATGCTCCGAAGCCTTCCGAGGAAACGAGCGGCGGCGGCCTGCCGCCGAGACTGCCCGAGCCGGTGATCGAGCCGCGCAGCCGCTGGCTGCCGTCGCTCGTGTGGGTCATTCCGATCGTCGCGGCGCTGATCGGCGTGTTTCTGGTCGTGAAGACGGTGTCGAGCCGCGGTCCGACCGTGACCATCAGTTTCGTGAGCGCCGAGGGCCTGGAGCCCGGCAAGACCAAGGTCAAGTTCAAGGACGTGGACATCGGCACGGTCAAGACCATCACGTTGTCGAAGGATCATTCGCGCGTGCTCGTCGATGTTCAGCTCACCAAGGAAGCCACCGATTTCGCCGTGAAGGACACGCGCTTCTGGGTCGTGCGGCCGCGCGTGGCGGCAAGCGGCGTCACCGGTCTTTCCACGCTGCTTTCCGGCGCGTACATCGGCGCGGACGCGGGGAAATCGACCGAGGATCAGAGCTACTTCGTCGGTCTGGAGACGCCGCCTGCCGTCACCGGCGACCAGAAAGGACACACGTTCACGCTGCACGGCGAATCGCTCGGCTCGCTGGATATCGGCTCGCCGGTGTATTACCGGCGCGTGCAGGTCGGGCAGGTCACGGCGTTTTCGCTCGATAAAGACGGCACCGGCGTCACCATGCAGGTCTTCGTGAACGCGCCGTACGACCAGTACGTCGGCACGAACTCGCGCTGGTGGCACGCGAGCGGCGTCGATCTGCGGCTGGATTCGAGCGGCTTCACGCTGAACACGCAGTCGCTCGCGACTGTCGTGCTCGGCGGCATCGCGTTCCAGACGCCGCCGAACCAGCAGGCCGGCGCGCAAGCGAAGGAAAACGCGACCTTCCGCCTCGCCTCGGATCAGGCCGATGCGATGCGCGACCCCGACGGCGATCCCGTGCATGTGGTGATGAACTTCAATCAGTCGTTGCGCGGTTTGTCGGTGGGCGCGCCGGTCGATTTCCGCGGCATCGTGCTCGGGCAGGTGACGGGCATCGGCGTGCGATACGACCAGCAGACGCATTCGTTCATGATGCCCGTGACCATCGACCTGTATCCGGACCGGCTCGGCCGCCGCGCGAAAGCCGCGCTGCCCGAACAGGGAACGGAGCAGAGCCACGACATGCTGCAGTTGCTCGTCAAGCGCGGCCTGCGCGGACAGTTGCGCACCGGCAATCTGCTGACGAGCCAGCTTTACGTCGCGCTCGACTTCTTCCCGAAAGCCGCGCCCGCGAAGGTGAACGTCGCGGGCGATCCGATCGAACTGCCGACGGTGCCGAACACGCTCGACGAGCTGCAACTGCAGATTGCCGACATCGCGCGCAAGCTGGACAAGATTCCGTTCGACCAGATCGGCACGAATCTGAACGGCTCGCTGAAGAACGCGAACACGCTCTTCGACCAACTCAACAAGGAAGTCATGCCCGAAATGCGCGACACGCTCACGCAGGCGAAGAAAACCTTCGGCGCGGCGCAATCGACGCTTCAGCAGGACTCGCCGCTTCAGTCCGACGTGCATCAGGCGATGCAGGAACTCACGCGGACGCTTCAATCGCTCAATGCGCTGGCTGATTATCTGGAACGTCATCCGGAATCGCTGTTGCGCGGCAAACCGGAGGACAAACCATGA
- a CDS encoding paraquat-inducible protein A, producing the protein MTDIPRDTDSPAPGAEPPTLFTTASRERVVGCHACGLVQPLARTVEKQRCTRCGAAVHRRNPDSIARTWALLISAAILYIPANVYPMLHTSSILGAEDDTIMSGVALFWNDGDYPLAVVIFVASILVPMLKLLSLAFLLVSVQRRSTWRPRQRTTLYRIVEGIGRWSMLDIFVVTLTVALVRFKSVAVITAGPAALAFASVVVLTMLASMQFDPRLIWDNIEPSGKKYD; encoded by the coding sequence GTGACCGACATTCCGCGCGACACCGACTCGCCCGCGCCCGGCGCCGAACCGCCCACGTTGTTCACCACGGCCTCGCGCGAGCGCGTCGTCGGGTGCCACGCCTGCGGCCTCGTGCAGCCGCTCGCGCGCACGGTCGAAAAGCAGCGCTGCACGCGCTGTGGCGCGGCCGTGCACCGGCGCAACCCGGACAGCATCGCGCGAACGTGGGCGCTCCTCATCAGCGCGGCGATCCTCTACATTCCCGCGAACGTCTATCCGATGCTGCACACGTCGTCGATTCTCGGCGCGGAAGACGACACCATCATGAGCGGCGTCGCGTTGTTCTGGAACGATGGCGACTATCCGCTCGCCGTGGTCATTTTCGTGGCGAGCATTCTCGTGCCGATGCTGAAGCTGCTGTCGCTCGCGTTTCTGCTCGTAAGCGTGCAGCGGCGCTCGACGTGGCGTCCGCGTCAGCGCACGACGCTCTATCGCATCGTCGAAGGCATCGGCCGATGGTCGATGCTCGATATTTTCGTTGTGACGCTCACTGTCGCGCTGGTGCGCTTCAAGTCGGTCGCGGTCATCACAGCGGGGCCGGCCGCGCTCGCGTTCGCGTCCGTCGTCGTCTTGACGATGCTCGCCTCCATGCAGTTCGACCCGCGTCTGATATGGGACAACATAGAACCGTCAGGAAAGAAATATGACTAG
- a CDS encoding paraquat-inducible protein A, with amino-acid sequence MNVNDSEELIACHECDALFRKRALPEHSTANCPRCGTRLYRGMTSNLDRICATTLAALITFVIAQAFPIVELDANGITSQTTLIGAIIALWGEHMEFVAVLVFCATILFPLCELTALLYVLMPVRAGYVPPGFHLTLRAIQFVRPWGMIEVFMLGVLVTLVKMLSVARVIPEAALFAFGALTLMVAVVVSFDPRSLWDIAGQLPRRGRRVAVAPPARQKS; translated from the coding sequence ATGAATGTGAACGATTCAGAAGAACTGATCGCATGTCACGAATGCGACGCGCTCTTCAGAAAGCGCGCGCTGCCCGAACATAGCACCGCGAACTGTCCGCGCTGCGGCACGCGACTCTACCGCGGCATGACATCCAACCTCGACCGCATCTGCGCGACGACGCTCGCCGCGCTCATCACCTTCGTCATCGCGCAGGCGTTTCCCATCGTCGAGCTCGACGCGAACGGCATTACCTCACAGACGACGCTCATCGGCGCGATCATCGCGCTGTGGGGCGAGCACATGGAGTTCGTCGCGGTGCTCGTGTTTTGCGCGACCATCCTGTTCCCGCTTTGCGAATTGACCGCCCTGCTCTATGTGCTGATGCCGGTGCGCGCTGGTTACGTGCCGCCGGGCTTTCACCTCACCTTGCGCGCGATTCAGTTTGTGCGGCCATGGGGCATGATCGAAGTGTTCATGCTCGGCGTGCTCGTCACGCTCGTGAAGATGCTGAGCGTCGCGCGCGTGATTCCCGAAGCCGCGCTCTTCGCGTTCGGCGCGCTCACGCTGATGGTGGCCGTTGTCGTCAGTTTCGATCCGCGCTCGCTCTGGGATATCGCGGGTCAGCTTCCCCGGCGCGGGCGGCGCGTGGCCGTCGCGCCGCCCGCGAGGCAGAAATCGTGA
- a CDS encoding cytochrome b, whose product MESSVGISQASSAERYGATAIAFHWLIAVLIVGGFYLGWIMTDIPGFTPTKLKYFSWHKWIGVTVFVLAALRLVWRMTHRAPAMPVGMPRWQQGAAHVTHILLYVLMIVIPASGYLYSSAAGLQVVYLGVLPLPTIIGPDKALKATLRIVHVALNYGLLVLVAMHVLAALKHHFVDRDGLLGRMLPFIK is encoded by the coding sequence ATGGAAAGCAGTGTTGGCATCTCGCAAGCCAGTTCGGCCGAGCGATACGGCGCGACGGCGATCGCGTTTCACTGGCTCATCGCGGTCTTGATCGTGGGCGGGTTCTATCTCGGCTGGATCATGACCGACATTCCCGGCTTCACCCCGACCAAGCTCAAATACTTCTCGTGGCACAAGTGGATTGGCGTGACCGTGTTCGTGCTCGCGGCGCTGCGGCTCGTGTGGCGCATGACGCATCGCGCACCGGCCATGCCGGTCGGCATGCCGCGCTGGCAGCAGGGCGCGGCGCACGTCACGCATATTCTGCTCTACGTGCTGATGATCGTGATTCCCGCCTCGGGCTATCTGTACAGCTCGGCGGCGGGCTTGCAGGTGGTCTATCTCGGCGTGTTGCCGCTACCGACGATCATCGGGCCCGACAAGGCGCTCAAGGCGACGCTGCGCATCGTCCATGTGGCGCTGAACTACGGCCTGCTGGTGCTCGTCGCCATGCACGTGCTCGCGGCGCTCAAGCATCATTTCGTCGATCGCGACGGCTTGCTCGGCCGCATGCTGCCGTTTATCAAGTAA
- a CDS encoding YceI family protein, whose product MKLKLNGWMLAAVAAASLATAAGAQAQVDMAKSSVIATSKQMNVPTDGKFNKFNAQISFDPAKPAAGSANITIDTGSYDLGDDDYNKQVRGKEWFDSATYPTATFVSSAIAPAGGNQYKVTGKITIKGKSQTVTVPVTITQQGATETFDGALPIKRTQFDVGTGEWKDTSVVADDVVIKFHIVAAKK is encoded by the coding sequence ATGAAACTGAAACTCAATGGTTGGATGCTGGCGGCGGTGGCCGCGGCATCGCTCGCCACGGCGGCGGGCGCGCAAGCGCAAGTGGACATGGCGAAGAGCTCGGTCATCGCCACGTCCAAGCAAATGAACGTGCCCACCGACGGCAAGTTCAACAAGTTCAACGCGCAGATTTCGTTCGATCCTGCGAAGCCTGCGGCGGGCAGCGCGAACATCACCATCGACACCGGCAGCTACGATCTCGGCGACGACGACTACAACAAGCAGGTGCGCGGCAAGGAATGGTTCGACAGCGCGACGTATCCGACCGCCACGTTCGTTTCGAGCGCCATTGCGCCGGCGGGCGGCAATCAGTACAAGGTCACCGGCAAGATCACGATCAAGGGCAAGTCGCAGACGGTCACGGTGCCCGTCACCATCACGCAGCAGGGCGCGACCGAAACCTTCGATGGCGCGCTGCCGATCAAGCGCACGCAATTCGACGTGGGCACGGGCGAGTGGAAGGACACGTCGGTGGTCGCGGACGATGTCGTCATCAAGTTTCATATCGTCGCCGCGAAGAAGTAA
- a CDS encoding YceI family protein, with product MIAAGMLAAGLSFSAMAADTYQLDPNHTYPSFEADHFGGVSTWRGKFNKSSGTVVLDRAAKTGTVDVTIDVTSINTGNAKLDEHLQKPEFFDAAKYPTAVYKGTSIKFDGDKPSEVVGTLTMHGVTKPLNLKIESFKCFVNPMMKKEVCGTEATATFDRGDFGMDYGKSYGFSLKTVLHIQAEGVKQ from the coding sequence ATGATCGCCGCCGGCATGCTCGCAGCCGGCCTGTCCTTCAGCGCGATGGCCGCTGACACGTACCAGCTCGACCCGAACCACACGTATCCGAGCTTCGAGGCGGACCACTTCGGCGGCGTGTCGACGTGGCGCGGCAAGTTCAACAAGAGCAGCGGCACCGTGGTGCTCGACCGCGCGGCAAAGACCGGCACGGTGGACGTGACCATCGACGTAACGTCGATCAACACGGGCAACGCCAAGCTCGACGAGCATCTGCAAAAGCCCGAGTTCTTCGATGCCGCCAAGTACCCGACGGCCGTGTACAAGGGCACGTCGATCAAGTTCGACGGCGACAAGCCGTCTGAAGTGGTCGGCACGCTGACGATGCACGGCGTGACCAAGCCGCTGAACCTGAAGATTGAGAGCTTCAAGTGCTTCGTGAACCCGATGATGAAGAAGGAAGTCTGCGGCACGGAAGCGACGGCGACCTTCGATCGCGGCGACTTCGGCATGGACTACGGCAAGTCGTACGGCTTCAGCTTGAAGACGGTGCTGCATATCCAGGCTGAAGGCGTGAAGCAGTAA
- the secF gene encoding protein translocase subunit SecF, translated as MEFFRIRRDLPLMQRALIFNAISLITFLAAVFFLVHRGLHLSVEFTGGTVIEVQYPQAVPLEPVRATMAKLGYGDAQVQNFGTSRDVLIRLPLKQGLTSAQQSDQVMSALKSNDAQVSLQRVEFVGPQVGKELVTNGLAALACVVIGIVIYLSFRFEWKYAVAGIIANLHDVVIILGFFAYFQWEFSLSVLAAILAVLGYSVNESVVIFDRIRETFRKQRKMTVIEVINHAITSTMSRTIITHGCTEMMVLSMFFFGGPTLHYFALALTVGILFGIYSSVFVAAALAMWFGVKREDLIKDKKDKYDPNDPNAGAQV; from the coding sequence ATGGAATTCTTCCGCATTCGCCGCGACTTGCCGCTGATGCAGCGCGCGTTGATCTTCAACGCGATCTCGCTCATCACGTTCCTCGCGGCTGTCTTTTTCCTCGTGCATCGCGGGCTGCATCTGTCGGTCGAGTTCACCGGCGGAACGGTCATCGAAGTGCAGTATCCGCAGGCCGTGCCGCTCGAACCGGTGCGCGCCACCATGGCGAAGCTCGGTTACGGCGACGCGCAAGTGCAGAACTTCGGCACCTCGCGCGACGTGCTGATCCGCTTGCCGCTCAAGCAGGGCCTCACCTCCGCGCAGCAGAGCGATCAGGTAATGAGCGCGCTCAAGTCGAACGACGCGCAAGTCAGCTTGCAGCGCGTGGAGTTCGTCGGGCCGCAGGTCGGCAAGGAGCTCGTCACCAACGGGCTCGCCGCGCTCGCGTGCGTGGTGATCGGCATTGTGATCTACCTGTCGTTCCGCTTCGAGTGGAAGTACGCGGTGGCGGGCATCATCGCGAACCTGCACGACGTGGTGATCATTCTCGGCTTCTTCGCCTACTTCCAGTGGGAGTTCTCGCTCTCGGTGCTGGCGGCGATTCTCGCGGTGCTCGGCTATTCGGTGAACGAGTCGGTCGTTATCTTCGACCGGATTCGCGAGACGTTCCGCAAGCAGCGCAAGATGACGGTGATCGAAGTCATCAACCACGCGATCACGAGCACCATGTCGCGGACCATCATCACGCACGGCTGTACCGAAATGATGGTGCTCTCGATGTTCTTCTTCGGCGGTCCGACGCTGCACTACTTCGCGCTCGCGCTGACCGTGGGTATTCTGTTCGGTATCTATTCGTCGGTGTTCGTTGCCGCCGCGCTCGCCATGTGGTTCGGCGTCAAGCGTGAAGATCTGATCAAGGACAAGAAGGACAAGTACGATCCGAACGACCCGAACGCGGGCGCTCAGGTTTAA
- the secD gene encoding protein translocase subunit SecD, producing MNRYPLWKYVVMLVALVIGLVYTLPNFFGEAPAVQVSSGKATVKLDSSTLANVEGALAASHITADEVTFDNSQTNANIRVRLKDTDTQLRVKDLLTKTLNSDPTDPQYIVALNLQSASPRWLTALHALPMYLGLDLRGGVHFLLQVDMAGALNKKLDSDAADARTYLRDRNIRDGGVNRVGQSVVVNFSDQAVADNARNLLSTGVSELQWTTRQSGDGVQVVGTFSAGTQKTVEDGALKQNITTLHNRVNELGVAEPVIQQQGADRIVVELPGVQDTAKAKDIIGRTATLEARLADPVNTYASGPNDPVPPGDEAFKQGDRTVFLRKQVIFTGDRIIDASAGFDDHQRPSVNIRLDSAGGRAVGAVSRDNIGKPMAMVLFEKGKGEVLTVATIQSELGDRFQITGQPTPQAATDLALLLRAGSLAAPMDIIEERTVGPSLGADNIKKGFDSVTYGFAAIAVFMIVYYLLFGLISMLSLSVNLLLLVAILSMLQATLTLPGIAAIALALGMAIDANVLINERIREELRNGAPPQTAIQEGFKHAWATILDSNVTTLIAGLALLAFGSGPVRGFAVVHCIGILTSMFSAVFFSRGLVNLWYGGKKKLKSLAIGQVWRPEGASAESAAAAYLAAQQGDEAVAEEGVPAARSKAKARAAAAPRASAQTAPRTGKPTVRRRSGPGIDQQKPGQSVKP from the coding sequence ATGAATCGTTATCCCCTTTGGAAGTATGTCGTGATGCTGGTGGCGCTCGTCATCGGTCTCGTGTACACGCTCCCCAATTTCTTCGGCGAAGCGCCCGCCGTGCAGGTGTCGAGCGGCAAGGCGACCGTCAAGCTGGATTCGTCCACGCTCGCAAATGTGGAAGGCGCGCTCGCCGCGAGCCACATCACGGCGGACGAAGTCACGTTCGACAATTCGCAGACCAACGCGAACATTCGCGTGCGCCTGAAGGACACCGACACGCAGTTGCGCGTGAAGGACCTGCTGACCAAAACGCTTAACAGCGACCCGACCGATCCGCAATACATCGTCGCGCTGAATCTGCAGAGTGCCTCGCCGCGCTGGCTGACGGCCCTGCACGCGCTGCCGATGTACCTCGGTCTCGACTTGCGCGGCGGCGTGCACTTCCTGCTTCAGGTGGACATGGCCGGCGCGCTGAACAAGAAGCTCGATTCCGACGCAGCCGACGCCCGCACTTATCTGCGCGATCGCAACATTCGCGATGGCGGCGTGAATCGCGTGGGGCAATCGGTCGTCGTGAATTTCTCGGATCAGGCGGTCGCGGACAACGCGCGCAACCTGCTTTCCACGGGCGTTTCCGAGTTGCAATGGACGACGCGCCAGAGCGGCGACGGCGTTCAGGTGGTCGGCACGTTCTCGGCGGGCACGCAGAAGACCGTGGAAGACGGCGCGCTCAAGCAGAACATCACGACGCTGCATAACCGCGTGAACGAGCTCGGCGTCGCGGAGCCGGTGATTCAGCAACAGGGCGCGGACCGCATCGTGGTCGAGCTGCCGGGCGTGCAGGACACGGCGAAAGCGAAGGACATCATCGGCCGCACCGCGACGCTCGAAGCGCGCCTCGCCGACCCGGTGAACACATACGCCTCGGGCCCGAACGATCCCGTTCCTCCCGGCGACGAGGCGTTCAAGCAAGGCGACCGCACCGTGTTTCTGCGCAAGCAGGTGATTTTCACGGGCGACCGCATCATCGACGCGTCCGCCGGCTTCGACGATCATCAGCGCCCGTCCGTGAACATCCGTCTGGATTCGGCCGGCGGGCGCGCGGTGGGCGCGGTTTCGCGCGACAACATCGGCAAGCCGATGGCCATGGTGCTGTTCGAAAAGGGCAAGGGCGAAGTGCTGACGGTCGCGACCATCCAGTCCGAACTCGGCGACCGCTTCCAGATTACCGGCCAGCCGACGCCGCAAGCCGCCACCGACCTCGCGCTGCTCCTGCGCGCCGGCTCGCTCGCGGCGCCGATGGACATCATCGAGGAACGCACGGTCGGCCCGAGCCTCGGCGCGGACAACATCAAGAAGGGCTTCGATTCGGTCACGTACGGTTTCGCCGCGATCGCCGTCTTCATGATCGTGTATTACCTGCTGTTCGGCCTGATCTCGATGCTCTCGCTGTCCGTGAACCTGCTGCTGCTCGTCGCGATTCTCTCGATGCTGCAGGCCACGCTGACGCTGCCGGGCATTGCCGCTATCGCGCTCGCGCTCGGTATGGCGATCGACGCGAACGTGCTGATCAACGAACGTATCCGCGAAGAACTGCGCAACGGCGCGCCGCCGCAGACCGCGATTCAGGAAGGCTTCAAGCACGCCTGGGCGACGATTCTCGATTCGAACGTCACCACGCTGATTGCCGGTCTCGCGCTGCTCGCGTTCGGCTCGGGTCCGGTGCGCGGCTTCGCGGTCGTGCACTGTATCGGCATTCTGACGTCGATGTTCTCGGCCGTGTTCTTCTCGCGCGGTCTCGTGAACCTGTGGTACGGCGGCAAGAAGAAGCTGAAGTCGCTGGCGATCGGCCAAGTGTGGCGTCCGGAAGGCGCGAGCGCCGAATCGGCCGCTGCGGCATATCTCGCGGCGCAGCAGGGCGACGAAGCGGTCGCCGAGGAAGGCGTGCCTGCCGCCCGCAGCAAGGCCAAGGCGCGCGCCGCCGCCGCGCCGCGCGCGAGCGCTCAGACGGCCCCGCGCACCGGCAAGCCGACCGTGCGCCGCCGCTCGGGCCCCGGCATCGATCAACAGAAACCGGGCCAGTCCGTTAAGCCCTGA
- the yajC gene encoding preprotein translocase subunit YajC yields MSFISNAFAQGATAGSAESSLMSFLPLILMFAVLYFIMIRPQMKRQKEHRNMLAAMAKGDEVVTNGGIVGKVTKVSEAYVGVEIAEGTEITVQKASVTTILPKGTIKSL; encoded by the coding sequence GTGTCGTTCATTTCGAATGCCTTTGCACAAGGCGCCACCGCGGGCAGCGCGGAATCGAGCCTGATGAGCTTCCTGCCCCTGATCCTGATGTTCGCGGTGCTGTACTTCATCATGATCCGTCCGCAGATGAAGCGTCAGAAGGAGCATCGCAACATGTTGGCCGCCATGGCCAAGGGCGACGAAGTGGTGACCAACGGCGGGATCGTCGGCAAGGTGACGAAGGTGTCGGAAGCGTATGTCGGCGTCGAAATCGCCGAAGGCACGGAAATCACCGTGCAGAAGGCCTCCGTCACGACTATTCTCCCCAAGGGCACCATCAAGTCGCTGTAA
- the tgt gene encoding tRNA guanosine(34) transglycosylase Tgt → MTVNHTPPDNGLKFELLTTDGQARRGRLTLNHGVIETPIFMPVGTYGTVKAIQPRELEEIRAQIILGNTFHLWLRPGLETIGAHGGLHRFMGWDRPILTDSGGFQVFSLGDLRKITEDGVTFASPINGDRLFLSPEVSMQIQKVLNSDIVMQFDECTPYATNGVPTSHKDAADSMRMSMRWAKRSIDEFRGLDNPNALFGIVQGGMFEDLRDESLAGLADIGFHGFAIGGLSVGEPKEDMMRVLNHIGPKLPADKPHYLMGVGTPEDLVAGVAAGVDMFDCVMPTRNARNGWLFTRFGDLKIKNATHKNSMKPLDESCGCYTCRNFTRAYLHHLLRVGEILGAQLNTIHNLHYYLQLIGEVRESIENHSFEAFRKTFAENRARGVD, encoded by the coding sequence ATGACAGTGAATCACACCCCGCCGGACAACGGCCTGAAGTTCGAACTGCTGACGACCGACGGCCAGGCCCGCCGCGGCCGCCTCACGCTCAATCACGGCGTCATCGAAACGCCGATTTTCATGCCGGTCGGCACGTACGGCACCGTGAAGGCGATTCAGCCGCGCGAGCTCGAAGAAATCCGCGCGCAGATCATCCTCGGCAACACGTTTCACCTCTGGTTGCGCCCGGGACTGGAGACGATCGGCGCGCACGGCGGGCTGCATCGCTTCATGGGCTGGGACCGGCCCATTCTCACCGATTCCGGCGGCTTCCAGGTTTTTTCGCTCGGCGATCTGCGCAAGATCACCGAAGATGGCGTCACGTTCGCGTCGCCGATCAACGGCGACCGGCTGTTCCTGTCGCCCGAAGTGTCGATGCAAATTCAGAAGGTGCTGAACTCGGACATCGTCATGCAGTTCGACGAATGCACGCCGTACGCGACCAACGGCGTGCCGACCTCGCATAAGGACGCCGCCGATTCGATGCGCATGTCGATGCGCTGGGCGAAGCGTTCCATCGACGAATTCAGGGGGCTCGACAATCCGAATGCGCTGTTCGGCATCGTGCAGGGCGGCATGTTCGAAGACCTGCGCGACGAATCGCTGGCCGGACTCGCGGACATCGGCTTCCACGGTTTCGCGATCGGCGGGCTGTCGGTCGGCGAGCCGAAGGAAGACATGATGCGCGTGTTGAACCACATCGGGCCGAAACTGCCTGCCGACAAGCCGCATTACCTGATGGGCGTCGGCACGCCGGAGGATCTCGTGGCGGGCGTGGCGGCGGGCGTCGACATGTTCGATTGCGTGATGCCCACGCGCAATGCACGCAACGGCTGGCTTTTCACGCGTTTCGGTGATCTGAAGATCAAGAACGCGACGCACAAGAATTCGATGAAACCGCTCGACGAAAGCTGCGGCTGCTACACGTGCCGCAACTTCACGCGGGCGTATCTGCATCACCTGCTTCGCGTGGGCGAAATTCTCGGCGCGCAGTTGAACACCATCCACAACCTGCACTACTACCTGCAATTGATCGGCGAAGTGCGCGAGTCGATCGAAAATCACAGCTTCGAGGCGTTCCGCAAGACTTTCGCGGAAAACCGGGCGCGCGGGGTCGACTAA
- the queA gene encoding tRNA preQ1(34) S-adenosylmethionine ribosyltransferase-isomerase QueA, which produces MFTLSDFDFNLPPELIAQSALAERSASRLLEVDNRASPATLIDRRFSELPDLIQPGDLLVFNDTKVLKARFFGQKASGGRVEVLVERLTGPTTALAQIRASKSPTAGSTIKLADAFDVTVGERVEPFYTLHFPADCLTLIEQYGRLPLPPYIEHDADAYDESRYQTVYAANPGAVAAPTAGLHFDDALFARLDARGVERATLTLHVGAGTFQPVRVDNIAEHKMHSEWYALPQSLVDRMAAVKARGNRVIAVGTTSMRALEAAARDAAEAGRPLAATSAETDIFITPGYEFRIVDRLITNFHLPKSTLMMLVSAFAGMETIREAYRHAIEARYRFFSYGDAMLLTRA; this is translated from the coding sequence ATGTTCACGCTTTCCGATTTCGATTTTAATCTGCCGCCCGAGCTGATCGCGCAGAGCGCGCTCGCCGAGCGCAGCGCGAGCCGCCTGCTCGAAGTGGACAACCGCGCCTCGCCGGCCACGCTCATCGACCGGCGCTTTTCCGAACTGCCCGACTTGATTCAGCCGGGCGACCTGCTCGTATTCAACGATACCAAAGTCCTGAAGGCGCGGTTCTTCGGCCAGAAGGCCAGTGGCGGCCGCGTCGAAGTGCTGGTCGAGCGCCTCACCGGTCCGACGACGGCACTCGCCCAGATTCGCGCGAGCAAGAGTCCGACGGCCGGCAGCACGATCAAGCTCGCGGACGCGTTCGACGTGACCGTCGGCGAGCGCGTCGAGCCGTTCTACACGCTGCATTTTCCGGCCGATTGCCTGACGCTCATCGAGCAATACGGGCGCTTGCCGCTGCCGCCGTATATCGAGCACGACGCCGACGCCTACGACGAATCGCGCTACCAGACCGTCTACGCCGCGAATCCCGGCGCGGTGGCCGCGCCGACGGCCGGCCTGCATTTCGACGACGCGCTCTTTGCCCGGCTCGATGCGCGCGGCGTCGAACGCGCGACGCTCACGCTGCACGTCGGCGCGGGCACGTTCCAGCCGGTGCGCGTCGACAACATCGCCGAGCACAAAATGCATAGCGAGTGGTACGCGCTGCCGCAGTCGCTCGTGGATCGCATGGCGGCCGTGAAGGCGCGCGGCAATCGCGTGATTGCCGTCGGCACGACGTCGATGCGCGCGCTCGAAGCCGCCGCCCGCGACGCCGCCGAGGCCGGCCGCCCGCTCGCCGCGACCAGCGCGGAAACCGATATCTTCATCACGCCGGGTTATGAATTCCGCATCGTCGACCGGCTGATCACCAACTTCCATCTGCCGAAATCGACGCTGATGATGCTCGTCTCCGCGTTCGCCGGCATGGAGACAATCCGCGAGGCGTACCGTCACGCGATCGAGGCGCGCTACCGCTTTTTCAGCTACGGCGACGCGATGCTGCTCACGCGCGCCTGA